One Methanohalophilus mahii DSM 5219 genomic window carries:
- the mtbC gene encoding dimethylamine corrinoid protein MtbC, protein MSDAIVSCKKDQVLAAVEKARGELEAPDIIENGLAAGMNEVGTLFERGKLFLPHVMMAAEAMQAGVDELKDDMPEASEKAASVIVNGTVEGDVHDIGKAIVSTMLQTSGFEVHDIGRDAPVADFIAKIKETDANMVGISALMTTTLQGQKEVIEALEEEGLRDKVKVMVGGAPATSAWAKKIGADCYAENATEAVNKAKELLL, encoded by the coding sequence TTGTCTGACGCTATTGTAAGTTGCAAGAAAGATCAGGTTCTTGCCGCTGTCGAAAAAGCCCGTGGTGAACTCGAGGCTCCCGACATCATCGAGAATGGTCTTGCAGCAGGTATGAACGAAGTCGGTACTCTTTTTGAAAGAGGTAAACTTTTCCTTCCACATGTCATGATGGCTGCAGAAGCCATGCAGGCCGGTGTGGATGAACTCAAAGACGATATGCCTGAAGCATCTGAAAAGGCTGCCAGTGTAATCGTCAATGGTACAGTAGAGGGAGATGTCCACGACATCGGTAAGGCTATTGTATCCACCATGCTCCAGACATCAGGCTTCGAAGTTCATGACATTGGCCGTGATGCACCTGTAGCGGATTTCATTGCCAAGATCAAGGAAACAGATGCAAACATGGTCGGCATTTCCGCACTTATGACCACCACTCTCCAGGGCCAGAAGGAAGTAATCGAAGCCCTCGAAGAAGAAGGTCTCCGTGACAAGGTAAAAGTCATGGTAGGCGGCGCACCTGCAACCAGCGCATGGGCCAAAAAGATCGGTGCAGACTGCTATGCAGAAAACGCAACAGAAGCTGTCAACAAAGCAAAAGAGCTTCTCTTATAA
- a CDS encoding EamA family transporter produces MWALFCAVLWGLWYIPGTVVWVLNPFDKMYADVAATSGDSMALVVTAVLITAINAVTVVIALLVWNGVLGNYGEMVRTAKAFKPCSKWFLLASLFGGPIAILGSYMAMGFVGGAFAAVAALLYPVVGAALANVWHGEKISKRAAMGIIVIIAGGITIFGGGVITELRAGSVGWIGYLGGLMAATGWGIEGAVADKGLDISSADVGLHLRFIAELCIWLIVALPLLYLAGYNVFTYAVQAFEPLTMLMFAFAGITFGFCYVSWYKSFPLIGVGRGQGIANLYGMFAVISTILFFGDVPQWTVLVGGALCIIGSFVMFSEESLELETLRD; encoded by the coding sequence ATGTGGGCACTTTTCTGTGCAGTTCTCTGGGGTCTCTGGTACATACCAGGTACCGTTGTATGGGTATTGAACCCATTTGATAAAATGTATGCCGATGTCGCAGCTACAAGTGGTGACTCTATGGCACTTGTAGTTACGGCTGTATTAATTACCGCGATAAATGCTGTAACTGTGGTTATTGCACTTCTTGTATGGAATGGTGTATTAGGTAATTATGGTGAGATGGTAAGAACCGCAAAGGCTTTCAAGCCATGTTCAAAATGGTTCCTGCTTGCATCCCTTTTCGGAGGTCCAATAGCAATATTGGGTTCCTATATGGCAATGGGTTTTGTAGGAGGAGCTTTCGCAGCTGTAGCTGCCTTGCTGTACCCGGTTGTTGGTGCGGCACTTGCCAATGTATGGCACGGTGAGAAGATCAGTAAAAGGGCAGCAATGGGTATCATTGTAATTATTGCTGGTGGTATCACCATTTTCGGTGGCGGTGTGATTACTGAACTCCGGGCCGGAAGTGTTGGCTGGATCGGATATCTTGGTGGATTGATGGCTGCAACAGGATGGGGTATCGAAGGTGCTGTTGCTGATAAGGGACTGGATATTTCCAGTGCCGATGTCGGTCTTCATCTGAGATTTATTGCAGAACTTTGTATCTGGCTAATTGTTGCTTTGCCACTGCTTTATCTTGCAGGCTATAATGTATTTACATATGCTGTCCAGGCATTTGAGCCACTGACAATGCTTATGTTCGCATTTGCAGGAATTACATTCGGTTTCTGTTATGTGTCCTGGTACAAGTCCTTCCCACTGATCGGTGTAGGACGTGGACAGGGTATTGCAAACCTTTACGGTATGTTTGCTGTGATTTCCACCATTTTGTTCTTTGGTGATGTACCACAGTGGACAGTTCTGGTTGGTGGTGCTCTATGTATCATAGGCAGTTTCGTAATGTTCTCTGAAGAAAGCCTTGAGCTGGAAACTTTGAGGGACTAA
- a CDS encoding nucleic acid-binding OB-fold tRNA/helicase-type — protein MEDIAKGIQTQFKDMGIEVPLEEIEERLDKLINKFKVPANEARKNTVNVLLKQYDVDKNEFFNQSKPATMSNIADLKQDQWVNVDIKVLQLWDNSNSSISQVGLVGDSTGRIKFIKWARDNLPDVEEGKSYRFSNVVVNEWNGKLELTLNRTSSIEPLATDIDAGSTSAGSPEECQVSDLNQENMWANLKAKVVQLWDNSNETISQVGILGDESGTIKFIKWTRDDLPDVEEGKSYLFSNVVVNEWNGKYEVTLNRTSSIEPLEEDIDTSFQPQGSAEDRLLSELRQENMWANIEAKVVQLWDNSNDAISQVGILGDKTGTIKFIKWSRDDLPDVEEGHVYRFNNIVVNEWNGNYEVILNRTTTVEPLFEEIEVGANSFQGAMIDIQDGSGLIKRCPECNRALTKGACMEHGKVDGTYDLRIKAVLDNGEIVQDVLLNREITEELTGITLEEAINLAADALDQTVVISKMREDLVGKYYYVEGSLADRYLIAKSIEPLSNVDMEKVDELIADLEVA, from the coding sequence ATGGAAGACATTGCAAAGGGTATACAGACCCAATTTAAGGATATGGGAATAGAAGTTCCTCTGGAAGAAATTGAAGAACGGCTTGATAAACTGATTAACAAGTTCAAAGTTCCCGCAAATGAGGCACGAAAAAATACTGTAAATGTTTTGCTTAAGCAGTATGATGTCGACAAAAATGAATTTTTCAACCAATCAAAACCCGCAACCATGTCTAATATTGCGGATTTGAAACAGGATCAATGGGTTAATGTCGACATTAAAGTATTACAATTATGGGACAATTCAAACAGTTCAATTTCCCAGGTAGGTCTTGTTGGTGATTCTACCGGTCGAATAAAATTTATCAAATGGGCCAGGGACAATCTTCCTGATGTTGAAGAAGGTAAATCATACCGTTTTAGTAATGTAGTTGTCAACGAATGGAATGGTAAACTGGAATTAACCCTGAATCGTACCAGTTCCATAGAACCTCTTGCAACAGATATTGATGCAGGTTCAACTTCCGCCGGTTCTCCTGAAGAATGTCAGGTTTCAGATCTGAATCAGGAAAATATGTGGGCCAATCTCAAAGCCAAAGTTGTCCAGTTATGGGATAATTCCAATGAAACAATTTCCCAGGTTGGAATTCTTGGGGATGAATCCGGTACGATCAAATTCATCAAATGGACTCGTGATGATCTGCCTGATGTAGAAGAAGGTAAATCTTATCTTTTCAGTAATGTGGTTGTCAACGAATGGAACGGTAAGTATGAAGTAACCCTGAACCGCACCAGCAGCATTGAACCTCTGGAAGAGGATATTGATACTTCATTCCAGCCACAGGGGTCGGCTGAAGATCGTTTACTTTCAGAATTGCGGCAGGAAAACATGTGGGCCAACATTGAAGCCAAGGTTGTCCAATTATGGGACAATTCCAATGATGCGATATCCCAGGTCGGGATTCTTGGTGACAAAACTGGCACTATCAAATTTATCAAGTGGTCTCGTGATGATCTGCCAGATGTAGAAGAAGGACATGTTTATCGTTTCAATAATATTGTTGTCAATGAGTGGAATGGAAATTATGAAGTAATTCTCAATCGTACTACTACAGTTGAACCTCTTTTTGAAGAAATAGAAGTTGGAGCTAATAGTTTCCAGGGTGCAATGATTGATATTCAGGATGGTTCCGGTCTTATAAAACGCTGTCCTGAATGTAACCGGGCACTTACAAAAGGAGCCTGTATGGAGCACGGCAAGGTTGATGGGACTTATGATCTGCGTATCAAAGCTGTGCTTGATAACGGGGAAATTGTGCAGGATGTTCTTTTGAACAGGGAAATTACCGAAGAATTGACCGGTATCACGCTTGAGGAAGCAATTAATCTTGCAGCGGATGCTCTTGATCAAACAGTTGTGATAAGTAAAATGCGTGAGGACCTTGTGGGGAAATATTATTATGTGGAAGGATCGCTTGCTGATCGTTACTTAATAGCAAAATCCATTGAACCATTATCCAATGTTGATATGGAAAAGGTTGACGAGCTTATTGCAGATCTGGAGGTGGCCTGA
- a CDS encoding cation:proton antiporter domain-containing protein, translating into MDSIYFLQVALAVLLLTIIAHLLSIRFRMPILIFLLIEGIIAGPEVLNILDPSILGEGLTAIVALCVSVIVFDGGLHIDLRSIRSIQKSVLRLVIFGVIVTFILATTASYYIAGLPLSIAALFGALVTATGPTVITPLVRNVNVPHKVSKILELEGVLNDAASVILAALIFELIVSPLSGLELVGFFIQRVGMGLIFGMASGFLLRNILGKMLLTEQTVRFITFTMVIATFVIAESLANESGILAVAIFGIMVGSSNVPYKSALKEFKADLVLMMLSLIFLLLAALLQFDYIIQIGLVGVAVVMVLIFVARPISVFLSTHDTSFNRNEKLFISFVGPRGVVPASIATYFAVKLNSMGMVGGDALVGLIFITIIITVLMTGSLANRIAKFLGVIPMEILLLGGGEVGKILAERFEKRGENVVVVDPSEENCQKLMKSNIRVVHGDAEDINVLKEAGIDHAKYVVATTDKDNTNLLICQIAKTKFNFDKDQIVARVNNIENLHAFWDLEIRAMSPAMTTALVLDNMVGRPHMFSMCEVGEGADIIEAHVSNPKVVGKAISELKLPENSLLLMVRRGNESFIANGSVVLEYDDIITVIGEDDSAQKVADLFER; encoded by the coding sequence GTGGATTCAATATATTTTTTACAGGTCGCACTTGCTGTGCTTCTTCTGACGATTATAGCTCATCTTTTGAGTATACGCTTTCGTATGCCTATTTTGATCTTCCTTCTGATTGAGGGAATAATTGCAGGCCCGGAGGTTCTCAATATATTGGATCCCTCGATTTTGGGTGAAGGACTCACAGCAATTGTTGCTCTCTGTGTGTCTGTCATTGTTTTTGATGGTGGCCTCCACATTGACCTTCGTTCTATACGTAGTATTCAAAAGAGTGTATTAAGGCTTGTTATATTTGGGGTTATTGTAACATTTATACTAGCCACGACAGCCAGTTATTATATTGCAGGACTACCTCTGAGTATTGCTGCTCTTTTTGGTGCACTTGTAACAGCTACCGGTCCAACAGTGATAACTCCGCTTGTAAGGAATGTCAATGTGCCCCATAAAGTCAGCAAGATACTTGAACTTGAAGGTGTTCTCAATGATGCTGCAAGTGTTATATTAGCAGCACTTATTTTTGAATTGATTGTTTCACCTCTTTCAGGCTTGGAACTTGTCGGTTTTTTTATACAACGAGTAGGAATGGGACTGATTTTTGGTATGGCCAGTGGTTTTTTGTTGCGAAATATCCTTGGCAAAATGCTTCTTACTGAACAAACAGTACGATTCATTACCTTTACAATGGTGATTGCCACCTTTGTGATTGCTGAATCTCTTGCCAATGAATCGGGAATTCTTGCTGTTGCAATATTTGGTATTATGGTGGGTTCATCCAATGTTCCCTATAAATCTGCATTAAAAGAGTTCAAGGCTGATCTTGTATTGATGATGTTGTCTTTGATCTTCCTGTTACTTGCAGCATTACTGCAGTTTGATTACATTATACAGATAGGACTTGTGGGTGTAGCGGTTGTAATGGTCCTGATTTTCGTGGCCAGGCCAATTTCTGTATTTCTTTCTACACATGACACGTCTTTTAATCGGAATGAAAAATTATTTATTTCGTTTGTAGGTCCACGGGGAGTGGTTCCTGCTTCGATTGCAACCTATTTTGCAGTAAAGTTAAATTCAATGGGGATGGTAGGCGGTGATGCCCTTGTAGGACTTATATTTATTACCATCATTATTACGGTTTTAATGACTGGTTCTCTTGCCAATCGTATTGCTAAATTCTTAGGAGTGATTCCAATGGAGATACTTTTATTAGGTGGCGGTGAGGTTGGAAAGATTCTCGCCGAGCGTTTTGAAAAGAGAGGAGAAAATGTAGTAGTTGTAGACCCTTCAGAAGAAAATTGCCAGAAACTTATGAAATCTAATATAAGGGTTGTGCATGGTGATGCGGAAGATATTAATGTTCTTAAGGAAGCAGGAATCGATCATGCTAAATATGTAGTTGCAACTACTGACAAGGACAATACTAATCTTCTAATTTGCCAGATTGCCAAGACCAAGTTTAACTTTGATAAGGATCAGATCGTTGCACGTGTTAATAATATTGAAAACCTGCATGCTTTCTGGGACCTCGAAATAAGAGCAATGAGTCCTGCAATGACAACTGCTCTTGTGCTGGACAACATGGTTGGCCGTCCTCATATGTTCTCTATGTGTGAAGTGGGGGAAGGAGCTGATATCATAGAAGCACATGTAAGTAATCCCAAAGTTGTGGGCAAAGCTATAAGTGAACTTAAATTGCCTGAAAACAGCCTTTTGTTAATGGTCCGCAGAGGTAACGAATCATTTATCGCTAATGGGAGTGTTGTACTTGAATATGATGATATCATAACTGTAATTGGTGAAGATGATTCAGCACAGAAGGTTGCAGACCTTTTTGAGCGTTGA